The nucleotide window AACAAACTCAGGAGAGATATGGACCCTCTTCCTCGCACCCCTTGTCGGCTTGCCGATTCCGCTTCTGCCGATCCATATACTCTGGATAAACCTTGTTACAGACGGGCTTCCTGCCCTTGCCCTCTCTGCCGAGCCTGCAGAGGGAGATGTGATGAGCGGGCCTCCGAGGCATCCGAAGGAGAGCATATTTGCCCACGGATTAGGACTACATGCCATATGGGTGGGTCTCTTGATGGGTGGAGTTGTTCTGTTTGTCCAGGCATGGTCTATCAAAACTGAACATGCCCATTGGCAGACAATGGTGTTTACCGTTCTCTGCCTGACACAGCTCGGCCATGTCCTTGCCATAAGGTCTGAGAGGGAGTCGTTATTTAAAATCGGATTGTTTTCGAATAAATATCTCCTCGGCGCAGTGATATTTACATTCATCCTGCAGATGGCGACTATATATGTGCCTTTCTTAAATCCCATATTCAAGACAGAGCCGCTTACTTTAAATGAACTGGTGTTTACACTCGTCCTGTCATCTGTGGTATTCTTTGCAGTGGAAATAGAAAAATTAATCAGGAGGCGGAGATGTCGAATATAGTAATGGAAACTAATTTATCCGATGTTAAATTTCTGAGAAGAGGGAAGGTGCGTGATGTCTATGAAATAGATGACTATCTTCTGATAATAGCAACTGACAGGGTCTCTGCATTTGATGTCGTTCTTCCGAATGGAATTCCTGATAAGGGCAGGATTCTTACACAGATTTCAATATACTGGTTCAACCGGATGAAGGACATAATAGAAAACCATATTGTTGCAACAGATGTAAAAGACTATCCGAAGGTTCTGCATAAATACAAAGACATCCTTGAAGGCAGGAGCATGCTCGTTAAGAAGGCAAAGCCCATGCCTGTTGAATGCATTGTAAGGGGTTATCTCTCAGGTTCAGGGTGGAAGGAATACAAAAAATCAGGCACAGTCTGCGGCATAAAACTTCCTGACGGGCTTGTTGAATCCGCAAGGCTTGATGAGCCGATATTCACTCCAAGCACTAAAGCGGAAGAGGGGCATGACATAAATATAAGTTTTGATGAGACGAGAAAGCTTGTCGGTGATGATACTGCAAACAAGCTCAGGGATACAAGCCTCAGAGTCTATAAAAAGGCGAGGGAGATGGCAGAGAAGAAAGGAATAATAATCGCTGATACGAAGATGGAATTCGGCGTCTATAATGATAAGTTGCTTCTGATTGATGAAATCCTTACGCCTGATTCATCGCGCTTCTGGTCTATGAAGGATTATAAGCCCGGGAAAGGTCAGGACAGTTTTGACAAGCAGATCGTCCGAGATTATCTTTTAACCCTCGATTGGAACCAGACATATCCCGGCCCCAAACTTCCTGATGAGATTGTTGAAAAGACAGCGGCAAGGTACAGGGCGATATTGGGGATATTGACGGGGTAGGAGTTGCTGGGGATGAAGAGATTATTGTAAGTTTCACTCATCCTGCTTTTTCGCCTTGAACTTGCCTGTAAATGTCATAAAGAGGTAAACAATCAGCGGGATAATGAATGCTATGTCAACTACGCGCATTTGTGAAGATACGGAGGTGAAAAGCATCTGTCCGAGGACCATGCCAAAAAATGCACAGGCGATTGAGAGCCCAAGAAATCCACAGAGCCTCCAGAAATTAGTCCAGAAGACATCTTTTAAAAACCAGCTAATTACTGTTGCTACTGCTCCGGCAGTAAATGCGATGGCGAGGAATGCCGGTTCCGGCATCTTTTTCAGAATTTCAAATCTGAGAGTTGCAAGGCCCAGAAGAGCCATGCTCCATAATGAGAGGGACAGGAATATGAGAATCAACAGAGAAATTTTTAATGTATTCTTATACCAAGTTTTCTCATGCAGCCTGTCATGCAAATAGCCGATGCGGTCAAGCGCTCCGAACAATACAAAGACCGCTGCGACAACGCCTGCGATTGTAATTAAGAATCCGAGAATAAAGCCGGGGATTCCGTATTTTTGATACTGTGAGATTCCGACTGTGAGGGCGATGATTATTAGAAAGACGAGAAGAATGCGCTCAACCATAAAACCGCGGTCATTTCTTACAAGCTTTAGCATTGTTACCACGTAAGGGAAAGAATTGACTTTACATCCGACTGAAGCCGGTTGAATTTACATTTGAGCGCCATGCACTGCTCTGAGCGGTAACAGTTGCCGTCTTTTATAACAACATGGATGTGAATGCCTGTCTCTTCTGCATAAGGACAAGGCAGATGCAGTTTTCTTGTAGACTCGGAATAGTGTTTTTCCTTTATAGCCGGCTGCATAGATTTTTACCTGTTTTTTAATTTTGTGAGCAGAAGCCCTATGTACTTGTTAATCGGATTGCCTCGTGAGAGAAACGGCAGAGGAGATTTTTTCCTGGTCCCGAGTTTTTTGATTTCCCACAGCAGGTCGTGATTAGCCCCGTCAATCTTTAACCCGCTATTAAATGCGGCAAGGGCTGCTTTTTTTTCTCCGCCGGCAACGTAGGCCCTGCCAAGGTTAAGATACAGCGTGGCGTGGATGGATTTGGTTATAGGCGGGAATGCAAGGTCAAGCCTTTCCATGGCCTTCTTGCATATATTTATCCCCCTGGTATATTTTTTATCAACAATTGCTGTGAGGCATCCGTAATAGGATACAATGAGCGGGTCTTCGGAGTATTCCTCAACCGCTTCCCTTAATATTTTTAATGCCTCCTTATTGTTTTTCCTTGCGAGAAGTTTTTTTGCGGTGTCAAGATACTCTGTCTTTTTCCTGCTTTCTTTAAGTAGGGCTGTAAATTCTTCAATGGCGCTCTTATGATGATTCTCCATAAACTCATGGAGCTTATCCTCATAGTCTTTTTTGTCCATAATATCAGAGCAATCCTCTTTTTTTGAATAAACTATTTCCCCTTTATGGTAAATGAGGGTTGTGAGCAGGGGTTCTTTGATTCCGCCGTGCTCTGTCTGGACATGATAGCTTTTTTCTCCGAGCTTAATGTTTACGTTAAACCTGAGCGGGATGTCTGAGGTAATGTGCAACTGGCCTGATTTCTCTGTCATATAACACATTATCTAACAAGATTTTGATAATTAAATCAAGCTGAAAACACGAAACATCTTATATAATATCCCATGCTTATACTCGGAATAGACACATCATGCGATGACACTGCTGCCGCTGTTGTTGAGAACGGTGTCAGAATAGTTTCCAATATTGTCTCAAGCCAGACGGATATTCACAAAAAATACGGAGGCATTGTTCCGGAGCTTGCATCGCGAAGGCATATAGAGATGATACTGCCTGTTGTTGATGAGGCGTTGAAGGGCGCAGGCGCAGGGCTTGAAGACGTCTCGGCTGTTGCGGTCTGCCATGGGCCCGGATTGATCGGCTCTCTTCTTGTCGGATGCTCATTTGCAAAGGCATTATGTTTTTCAAAGAATATTCCTTTGCTCGCGGTAAATCACCTTGAGGGGCACATGTTTTCCTGTTTTCTGGAAGAACCGCAGCCGGAATTTCCGTTCATCTCGCTGATAGCATCAGGCGGCCACACGAGCCTTTACCGCGTTGACGGTTTTGGGAAATACAGAGAACTCGGCAGGACCAGGGATGACGCGTCAGGCGAGGCTTATGACAAGATATCCAAGCTTCTTGGGCTTGGTTATCCGGGAGGCCCTATAATTGACAAGCTTGCATCCGAAGGAAATCCAAAGGCGATAGATTTTCCAAGGCCGTATCTTCCTGAATCATTTGATTTCAGCTTCAGCGGTTTGAAGACAGCAGTGAGAATGGCTATCAGCGTTCAGCAGTTAGCGGTCAGTGAAAAAAAGCTGAAGGCTGATAGCTGTAAGCTGAAAGCTGATTTATCACTCGCAGATATTGCCGCCTCATTTCAGGCATGCATGGTTGATGTGCTTGTAAGAAAGACAGAATGGGCGATAAAAAAAGAGGGCCTAAGGCGTGTCACTCTCTCAGGCGGCGTATCGGCAAACAGCGAATTAAGAAAGAGAATGAAAGAAATGGGAGATGAAAGGGAAGCAGAGATATTTATTCCATCCATAAATCTGTGCACGGATAATGCTGCCATGATTGCCTCGGCAGGGTATAATCACTTTTTAAATAAGGACTTTGCAGGAGCAAGCCTGAATCCCAAGGCATACCTTCCGCTTTAGCCGATGCGGTTTATCGGATTAATACAGCGCCCTGACAAAGCTTATGTATTCCTGCGGCGGGTCTATGATTTCAATGCCTATGCTGTCTGTTAAACCGTCCGGCGGCATCTTGTAATAGGCCCATTTTGTTATGCCGCGGAGGTGGATTGTTTCTCCTGTTGAGAGTTTTAGCCTCAATTCAATCTCTGTGCCGGCAGCATATTTTTTATTATCGCTTGAAGTTGTGGTAAGCATGTAGATGCCGGATTCTGAGATATTCTCTATGAAGACAGCATATTTTTCATTGCCGGATATCCGCTCAGCCTTCAGATTGACCCGTATTCTCCTGAAACGCCTTTTTTCCATGGGGCTATTTTAGCATATCCCGGCTTAAAGTAAAGGGGCGAAAATTATCTGTGTCTGCAATTTCAGGAACGGCTTATATCTTCTTTTTTCTGAAGACAAGGATTGCCGCAACAGCGGACAGGAATAGTAAAACGCTTATCCCCTGCGATATTGAGATATTTCCAAAGAGAAAGCCTCTCACCTCATCGCCTCTGAAGAATTCCACAGTAAACCTGATGACAGAGTAAATTAAAAGGTATGCCCAGAATAACTGTCCTTTGAATGACTGGCGCTTTCTCAGGGTTATGAGTATAAGAAAGTTTATGAATTCTCCCGCTGATTCGTATAACTGTGTTGGATGAAGTGGAATGCCAATCCTTGCAAGGGATTCAGGGTCAAGGAATGTCACTGCCAGAGGACATCCTTCCGCAGGGCTTCCGTAACAGCAGCCTGCTGAGAAGCATCCAAGCCTTCCGATTGCATGCCCGATTGCAAGTGACGGCGCGAAAATATCAGCGGTAGCCCGGATATCAAGCCCTTTCTTTTTTGCATACCAGACAGCAACTGGAATTGCGAATATAACGCCTCCGTAGAATACAAGGCCGCCTTCCCAAATTTTGAATATGTCCAGAGGGTTTCTCAGAAAATGGCCTGCCTCCACAAGCACAAAGAAAAGCCTTGAGCCTATCAGCGCTGCAATGAGCATGTAAAAACCAAGGTCCACGATTTTATCTGAAGAGATTCCCTGTTTCTTGGCCTGTCTTACGGCAAGCGCAAGCCCGAGCAAAAAACCTGCGGCAATGAGAACGCCGTAGGTATGTATCGTCAGCGGGCCTATTCTAATTAATATCGGATGCATTAGTGGTTCCCTCATGTTTTTTTAAAAACAATTTTATAAATATCAATCCTATTCCTATTGTCAGCGCTGAGTCCGCAACATTGAATGCCGGCCAGTGATGCCTGCCTGCAAAAACATCTATGAAATCAACGACAGAGCCTCTGAAGAGCCTGTCTATCAAATTCCCTATTGCGCCTCCGAGAATGAGAGAAAGCCCTAATGGGTCTTCTTTCTCTTTTATAAGCATAAAAAAGATGACTCCAATTGCAATGAGGGATATGATTATAAAGATGTTATTCCCGAAACTTTTGAACATGCCGAATGCAGCGCCTTCATTTCTCAGGTTCACGAGATGGAGAAATGGGAGAAGTTCAACCGGCTTGAAAGTACTTATAAGTTTATCCGCGAGATATTTTGTTGCCTGGTCCAAGATTACAAGCAGGGGGATAATGATAAAAGCTGTTTTTTTCATTTAACGACATTATAACATCTATCGCATAATTCAGCGGCGCCGGTGTGTGTTCCAACGGATGCGCTCCAGTTCCAGCAGCGCCCGCATTTTTTGCCGCTGGCCCGTTCTACAATGACTGACATGCCTTTTATCTCTTCGCTTTCATAAGCGCTGTCTATTTTTCCTGATGCCTGCTTTGCCTCTGCTGATGAGACGATAAAAAGCGCCGGAAGGAATTCTTTATATTCATTCAGGAGATTAAACTCATTTTCAGGAAGGCATATAATCACCTTTGCCTCAAGAGAGTTGCCTATGAACTTGTTCTGCCTCTTAAGCTCAAGAGCCTTGTTTGTCGCATTTCTTATTGCTATGAGTTTTGCCCATTTTTCTTCAAGCGCCGGATCGAGGTATTTTTCATCTGCCATCGGGAAAGGCGAAAGAAACACGCTCTCCTCTTTTTTGCCGGCAATGAATCTCCATATCTCTTCTGCCGTGAAAGAAATTACCGGAGCCATAAGCCCGGTCATAGATAAAAGTATTCTGTTTAAAACCCACTGTGCAGCCCTTCTTTCTTTTGAATCAGCTTTGAAGGTGTATAGCCTGTCTTTGAGAATATCAAGATAAAAGGAGCTCATATCCACAACGCAGAAGTTATGCAGGAGATGATAAACTTCATGGAAGTCAAATCTCTCGTATGCAGATGTGATTTTTGCAGTCAGAGTCTGAAGTCTTGACATGGCCCACCTGTCTATCTCAAGCAGGTCCTTGCTATAATCTTTTCCGTCCTTCCCGTCAAAATCAGAAAGATTGCCGAGCAGAAATCTTGCGGTATTCCGAATTTTTCTGTAGGCCTCTGTAAGCCTGTCTATAATTTCCTTTGATATCCTGACATCATCCCTGTAATCTTCAGCAGAGACCCACAGCCTCAGTATCTCGGCGCCGTTTGCTTTAATGATCTCCTGCGGCGCAACAACATTGCCGAGAGACTTTGACATCTTCTTGCCTGAGCCGTCCATTACAAATCCGTGCGTAAGGACTGTTTTATACGGAGATGTCCCCCTTGTTCCCACTGACGTAAGAAGGGAACTCTGGAACCACCCTCTGTGCTGGTCGCTGCCCTCAAGATACATATCAGCGGGCCAGGAGAGCTTCGCATTTTTCTCCATTACGGCAGCGTGGCTTACGCCTGAATCAAACCATACATCCAGTATGTCCATCTCTTTTGAAAAAGATGTCCCGCCGCATTTTTCGCATTTGTATCCTGACGGCAGAAATTCCTCTGCTTTTTTCATGAACCATATATCAGCCCCGTTTTCCTCAACGTGCTTTGTGATTGCATCAAGAACCGAATCTTTTTTGACAAATTCTCCGCAGCCTTCGCAGCTGATAAGCGTTATAGGCACTCCCCAGGCCCTCTGTCTTGATATGCACCAGTCAGGCCTGCCTGAGACCATATTGTATATTCTGTCTCTGCCCCATTTAGGAATCCAGTTGACTCTGTCTATCTCCTCAAGGCATTTTCCCCTGAGGCTGTTATGCTCAACAGATATGAACCACTGCTCTGTTGCGCGGAATATGACAGGTTTTTTGCACCTCCAGCAGTGAGGATAGGAATGTGTTATCTTTTCTTCCTTGATGAGCGCATTTTTGCTTTTCAATATCTCAATTATCTGTGCGTTTGCCTTGAATACGAACTGCCCTTCAAGTTTTCCTGCCTGTTTTGTGAATTTACCTTTGTCATCAACAGGCGCATAAATATCAAGCCCGTATTTTAAGCCTGTTTTATAGTCGTCCTCGCCGTGGCCGGGCGCAATGTGAACTATTCCTGTTCCTTCTTCAAGGGATACAAATTCTCCGAGTACAGCCCTTGATTCCCTCAGGATAAAAGGATGCTCTGCATTCACGCCTTCAAGCTCTCTGCCTGTTATCTTTGCAATAATCTTTCCGTCCAAGCCGATTCTTTCTTTCAGCGCTTCAAGCCTTCCCTCAGCAACAATGTAGACTTCATCACCCTGTTCAACGGCAGCATAAACAAGTTCGGGATGAAATGCGAGTGCAAGATTTGCAGGCAGTGTCCACGGAGTAGTTGTCCATATTACAAAAAAGATCTTTTTGCCCTTCAACGAGGGCATCTTATCTCCAAACTCCGAACTCTCCACTCCGAACTTTACAAATACAGACGGCGACTCCTTCTCAGCATATTCCACCTCTGCCTCTGCTAATGCAGTAACACAGGATGGGCACCAGTGCACAGGTTTCTTGCCTTTATATGCATAGCCTTTTTTTACAAATTCTAAAAATTCCCTGACAATCGTCGCTTCATATCCGTATGACATTGTGAGATACGGCTCTTGCCAGTCTCCCATAACTCCGAGCCTCTTGAATTCCTCTCTCTGAATGTCCACAAATTTTTCTGCGTATTCCTTGCAGAGCTTTCTTTTCTCAAGGATGTCAACCTTGTCTTTTTTTTCTCCGAGGTTTTTGTCCACCTGAAGCTCAATCGGAAGGCCGTGGCAGTCCCAGCCCGGAACGTATGGCGAATAAAAACCCTGCATGGATTTGAATTTTACTATTATGTCCTTGAGTATCTTATTAAGCGCATGCCCGATATGGATGTGGCCGTTAGCATAAGGAGGGCCGTCATGGAGGATGTAATGTTTACTGCCTGAATTTTTGTTTTGCAGCTTTTCGTATATCTTATTCTCTTCCCAGAACCTGAGCATTTCAGGCTCTTTCTGTGTAAGGTTCGCCTTCATGGGAAAACCTGTCTGTGGAAGATTGAGAGTGTCTTTTATGTCTTTTGCCATGTCAGAAAATGCTCCCCTTGTCTTATTTCTCTTCTGCTTTTTCTTTCTTCTGCGCAGCCTTATCAGCGATTATCTTCTGCGCCTGGTGTGAAGGCACTTCTTCGTAATGCGAAAATTCCATTGAATACAGCCCTCTTCCTGATGTGAGGCTGTGGAGCTGGTTTGCGTATGTCAGCATCTCGGACATAGGCACTAAGGCTGTTATCTTCTGGTTTCTCGCCTGTGATTCAACTCCCTGAACCTTGCCCCTCTTTGAATTGAGGTCGCCTATAACTGCGCCGAGGGCCTCATCAGGAGTTGTTATCTCTACTTTCATTACGGGTTCAAGGAGTATCGGCTTTGCATTTTCAACAGCCTTTTTTATACCCAATGACCCTGCAATCTTAAACGCCATTTCCGATGAATCCACTGTATGATATGAGCCGTCATAAAGGGTTACTTTTACATCCACCATAGGATAACCGGCAATTATCCCTTCGTGCATTGCATCTACAATTCCTTTTTCTACAGCAGGTATATATTGCCTTGGTATTGATCCTCCGACTATATTATCGACAAACTCAAAGCCCTTGCCTCTCGGCCTCGGCTCTATCTTTATCCGGCAGTCTCCGTACTGTCCTCTTCCGCCTGACTGTTTTTTATACCTGCCCTGCGCATCGGATGAAGCCCGGATTGTTTCCCTGTATGGAATCTTCGGAGTTTTCATGACAACCTCAACTCCGAACTTTCTCTTCAACCTTTCAAGCGCAACTTCAAGATGCACCTGTCCCATGCCTGAGAGTATCATCTCTTTTGTCTCTTCGTCCCTGTGGAATTTAATGGTCGGGTCTTCTTCAAGCATCCTGTGAATGCCTGTGCTGACTTTTTCTTCGTCCCCTTTGCTTTTCGGCGCTATAGCATAGGAGATTATCGGTTCTGCAAACTTCACCTTCTCAAATATAATGGGATGAGCCTCGTCTGAGAGCGTGTCTCCGGTGTTTGTCTCTTTGAGTTTTGATACAACTCCTATCTCGCCGGGCCCTAAACTGCTTGCCGGTATCTGTTTTTTGCCGAGGAGATAGAATATCTGGCCTATTCTTTCTTTCGCTCCTGATGTTGCATTCAGCACAGTTGAATCGGCCTTCAGCGCGCCTGAATAGACTCTGAACACAGACAGCTTTCCCGCATAAGGGTCTGCTATTGTCTTAAAGACGTATGCGGAGAACGGCTCTTTTTCGTCAGGCTTTCTCTGCACGTCTTTTGAGTCTTTCGGATTTTTGCCTTTAATGGGAAAAATTCTTACGAGGTCATGGGGAGAAGGCAGGCAGAGCATTATTGCATCCATGAGCTGGGGGATGCCTATGTTTTTGGTTGCTGAGCCGCATACAACAGGGATAAACCTTCTTGACAGAGACCCCTCTTTTATCCCTCTTATAATTTCTTCCTGTGTCAGTTCACCGCCTTCAAGGTATTTTTCAAGGAGCGCGTCTTCTGATTCAGCAATCTTTTCTACAAGCTTTTTCCTGTATTCCTGAGCCTCGGACAGCATATCAGAGGGGATGTCTGATTCCGCTGCCTTGCCGCCTGAAAACTTATATGCCTTCATGTTAATGAGATTGATTATTCCACTGAAAGTTTCTCCTGAACCTATTGGTATCTGAAGCGGAACGCCTTCTGTGCCGAAGGATTGGACAAGTTCATCAAGGGCGCCCGGGAAGTTGGCTGATTCTTTATCCATCTTGTTTATAAAGACTATTCTCGGGATTTCATATTCACAGGCGTATTTCCAGACCTTCTCTGTTTCTGCTTTAACTCCTGATAGGGCGCTGACTATAACGACAGCTCCGTCAACAGCCTTGAGGCTTCCTCTGGTGTCTTCTACAAAATTTATGAATCCAGGCGTATCAATCAAGTTTATGCGGTGGCCGTCCCAGTTGCAGAAGCCGAAAGCCGATGTAATGGTTATCTTTCTTGATATTTCTTCAGGTTCGCAGTCAGTCGTTGTGTTGCCTTCTTCAATTCTGCCGAGCCTGTCAATAGAACCTGAATTAAAAAGCATTGCCTCGGTCAGGGATGTTTTCCCCGCGCCTCCATGCGCAATTACAGCGACATTTCTGATTTTGTTAACATCAAGATTAGCCATGAAACCCCTCCTATATTAAATTTAAAATTCAAGATTCAAAAATCAGGTATATTAAATTTTAAATATTGAATGTTGAATTTTACTCAAGTATTTCTTCTATAACAGGCTTTGTTTCTGTTTTTTTCTCTGCTGTCAGGCTCCATATCTTGATGCCTAAAAAAGCAATCAAAAATAAACCGAAACCGAATATTGCTGACAGTATGTCGGGGTCTGTATCTTTAAACTGACGGCTGAAAATTTCTTTTCCAAGGACCGCGCCTGCAATCAGAGCTATTGCAGGAATGCCGTAAACAAGGATTGAACCTTTGAGATATGTGTATGACTTTATGACAACCCTGACCCTCTGCCCTGCCTTTGCGCCTGCCTTGTTAACCGCATCAATCTCCATGGACTGTTCATCAGGCTTGCATGTGCCTGCCGTGCATCCCTCACAGACGCTCTTTTTCGGAACAGAGACTTTTGCAAAAGCCCCCGCTGTGCTTTTTACTGTGCCGATTTCCTCCATAGCAATGGCATTTTAACATACTGTGTTATTTTCTTAAAAGTCCTGTTTTTTATCTCGGTTCAAGCCTGTGAAACAACTTCTCAGAAGAGAAGGATGAAAATTGCTATTCTTCTTCCTTAAGCAGCTTATATTCAATGCTGTCAACAAGCGCCTGCCATGACGCCTCTATGATATTCTCCGATACGCCGACAGTGCTCCACCTGTTTTTTTCATCTCCTGATTCTGCAAGCACCCTGACTCTTGCGGAAGTTCCCTTGCCTGCCGTAAGCACCCTTACCTTGTAATCGTGAAGTTTTATATTTTTTAATTCAGGATAGAACTTATCAAGGGCGCTTCTCAGGGCATTGTCAAGCGCGTTCACAGGGCCGCTGCCTGTGGCGGCAGTGTGCTCGGTCTTCCCTCCGACCCTTACCATTATTGTAGCCTCGGTCAATGGGATCTCGCCTTCTTTTCTTTTTTCTACAATTACCCTGAACCCGATAAGGTCAAAGAATTTTCTGTGCAGCCCGAGCTCCTTTTTGAGAAGAAGCTCAAATGACGCATCCGCCCCTTCAAACTGAAATCCCTGATGTTCGAGATCCTTCAATCTGTTTAATATGTCCTGAAGCTGCGGGGAATCCGGCTCTATGTGGATGTTAAATTCCTTTGCCTTTCTGAGAATGTTGCTTTTCCCTGCAAGGTCTGAGATTAGGACCCTGTGCGAGTTTCCCACAAGCTCGGGTTTTATATGCTCGTATGTCTCAGGTCTTTTCATAACAGCGCTTACATGCACTCCGCCCTTATGAGCAAATGCGCTGTCTCCGACAAACGGCTGGCGCTTGAAATGCCTCATATTTGATATCTCGTTTACGAACCTGGAAACGTCCCTGAGCCTTTTCATCTGTTCATCCGTAATGCATTTTATCCCGAGTTTGAGATTAAGATTAGGGATTATGGAGCAGAGGTTGGCGTTTCCGCATCTTTCTCCAATGCCGTTTATGGTCCCCTGCACCTGCGATGCGCCTAACTCAACCGCGATTATTGAATTTGCCACTGCGCATTCAGAGTCATTATGCGTATGTATCCCGATTGGAGCTTTTGTTTTTTTAATGACGCTGGCGACTATTTTTCGCATTTCATCAGGCATCGTGCCTCCGTTTGTGTCGCACAGCACGAGGAAGTCTGCGCCTGCATCCTGAGCAGCGATGAGGCATTTCAATGCAAGGGATGGATTGTCCTTGTATCCGTCAAAGAAGTGTTCTGCATCAAAAAATACCTGGTCTGCGTATTTTTTAAGATAGGCCACTGAATTATGGATTATCTCAAGGTTTTCTGAAGGCGTTATCATCAGGGATTCTTTTATGTGAAAATCCCAGGTCTTTCCGAATATGGTTATTACAGGAGTTTCTGATGCGATAAGCGCCTTTATGTTTGCGTCATCTTTAGCTTTGTGTTTGGGCCTGTGCGTGCTCCCGAAGGCAACTACCACGGAATTTTTCAGCTTCAGTTTTTTTGACTTTTTAAAGTAGTCTGCGTCTTTCGGGTTTGAACCGGGCCAGCCTCCCTCAATATAACGCACTCCGAGTTCATCAAGCTTCCCGGTAATCCTGAGTTTGTCCTCAACGGAGAATGCAATGTCCTCTGCCTGGGAACCATCCCTCAGCGTTGTGTCATATATCTCTACCTTATGCATATTAGAAAGTTAAAAGTTAAAAGTTGAAAGTGAAAAGTTAAAATCGGTGCTTTGCTGTTTTTTAAACTTCTAACTTAAAACTTCTAACTTTTATTTATGTCCCCATCTCCCAGCTCTCAAGATATTTTTTCTGCTCAGGAGTAAGCGCATCTATCCTGATTCCCAAGGATCTGAGTTTCAGTTTTGATATTTCAGCATCTATTTTTTCAGGGACGCTGTAAACTTTTCTTTCGAGCTTTCTGTAGTTTTTCACCATATATTCTGCGCACAAGGCCTGGTTTGCAAAGCTCATGTCCATAACAGCGGAAGGATGCCCCTCTGCCGCTGCAAGATTAATAAGCCGCCCCTCTCCGAGGAGATACACCCTTTTGCCGTTCCTTAGAGTATATTCTTCCACGAAATCCCTTATGGTCCTCCTTGACTTTGACATTTTCTTAAGGGCGTCTATTGCTATCTCAACATTGAAATGCCCTGAATTACAGAAAATGGCTCCGTCTTTCATAAGATTAAAGCATTCTTTGTATATGACGTTAATATCTCCGGTGGCTGTAACGAATATATCTCCGATGCGCGCTGCATCTCTCATGGGCATAACATCAAATCCGTCCATAACAGCTTCAAGCCCGCGAAGAGGATTGACCTCTGTGATAATAAGCTTTGCTCCCATGCCTTTGGCCCTCATCGCTATTCCTTTGCTGCACCACCCGTAGCCCGCTATAACGAATACTGAGCCTGCA belongs to Nitrospirota bacterium and includes:
- a CDS encoding phosphoribosylaminoimidazolesuccinocarboxamide synthase, which encodes MSNIVMETNLSDVKFLRRGKVRDVYEIDDYLLIIATDRVSAFDVVLPNGIPDKGRILTQISIYWFNRMKDIIENHIVATDVKDYPKVLHKYKDILEGRSMLVKKAKPMPVECIVRGYLSGSGWKEYKKSGTVCGIKLPDGLVESARLDEPIFTPSTKAEEGHDINISFDETRKLVGDDTANKLRDTSLRVYKKAREMAEKKGIIIADTKMEFGVYNDKLLLIDEILTPDSSRFWSMKDYKPGKGQDSFDKQIVRDYLLTLDWNQTYPGPKLPDEIVEKTAARYRAILGILTG
- the tsaD gene encoding tRNA (adenosine(37)-N6)-threonylcarbamoyltransferase complex transferase subunit TsaD, with the protein product MLILGIDTSCDDTAAAVVENGVRIVSNIVSSQTDIHKKYGGIVPELASRRHIEMILPVVDEALKGAGAGLEDVSAVAVCHGPGLIGSLLVGCSFAKALCFSKNIPLLAVNHLEGHMFSCFLEEPQPEFPFISLIASGGHTSLYRVDGFGKYRELGRTRDDASGEAYDKISKLLGLGYPGGPIIDKLASEGNPKAIDFPRPYLPESFDFSFSGLKTAVRMAISVQQLAVSEKKLKADSCKLKADLSLADIAASFQACMVDVLVRKTEWAIKKEGLRRVTLSGGVSANSELRKRMKEMGDEREAEIFIPSINLCTDNAAMIASAGYNHFLNKDFAGASLNPKAYLPL
- a CDS encoding PilZ domain-containing protein is translated as MEKRRFRRIRVNLKAERISGNEKYAVFIENISESGIYMLTTTSSDNKKYAAGTEIELRLKLSTGETIHLRGITKWAYYKMPPDGLTDSIGIEIIDPPQEYISFVRALY
- the lgt gene encoding prolipoprotein diacylglyceryl transferase; the encoded protein is MHPILIRIGPLTIHTYGVLIAAGFLLGLALAVRQAKKQGISSDKIVDLGFYMLIAALIGSRLFFVLVEAGHFLRNPLDIFKIWEGGLVFYGGVIFAIPVAVWYAKKKGLDIRATADIFAPSLAIGHAIGRLGCFSAGCCYGSPAEGCPLAVTFLDPESLARIGIPLHPTQLYESAGEFINFLILITLRKRQSFKGQLFWAYLLIYSVIRFTVEFFRGDEVRGFLFGNISISQGISVLLFLSAVAAILVFRKKKI
- the lspA gene encoding signal peptidase II, with product MKKTAFIIIPLLVILDQATKYLADKLISTFKPVELLPFLHLVNLRNEGAAFGMFKSFGNNIFIIISLIAIGVIFFMLIKEKEDPLGLSLILGGAIGNLIDRLFRGSVVDFIDVFAGRHHWPAFNVADSALTIGIGLIFIKLFLKKHEGTTNASDIN
- the ileS gene encoding isoleucine--tRNA ligase translates to MAKDIKDTLNLPQTGFPMKANLTQKEPEMLRFWEENKIYEKLQNKNSGSKHYILHDGPPYANGHIHIGHALNKILKDIIVKFKSMQGFYSPYVPGWDCHGLPIELQVDKNLGEKKDKVDILEKRKLCKEYAEKFVDIQREEFKRLGVMGDWQEPYLTMSYGYEATIVREFLEFVKKGYAYKGKKPVHWCPSCVTALAEAEVEYAEKESPSVFVKFGVESSEFGDKMPSLKGKKIFFVIWTTTPWTLPANLALAFHPELVYAAVEQGDEVYIVAEGRLEALKERIGLDGKIIAKITGRELEGVNAEHPFILRESRAVLGEFVSLEEGTGIVHIAPGHGEDDYKTGLKYGLDIYAPVDDKGKFTKQAGKLEGQFVFKANAQIIEILKSKNALIKEEKITHSYPHCWRCKKPVIFRATEQWFISVEHNSLRGKCLEEIDRVNWIPKWGRDRIYNMVSGRPDWCISRQRAWGVPITLISCEGCGEFVKKDSVLDAITKHVEENGADIWFMKKAEEFLPSGYKCEKCGGTSFSKEMDILDVWFDSGVSHAAVMEKNAKLSWPADMYLEGSDQHRGWFQSSLLTSVGTRGTSPYKTVLTHGFVMDGSGKKMSKSLGNVVAPQEIIKANGAEILRLWVSAEDYRDDVRISKEIIDRLTEAYRKIRNTARFLLGNLSDFDGKDGKDYSKDLLEIDRWAMSRLQTLTAKITSAYERFDFHEVYHLLHNFCVVDMSSFYLDILKDRLYTFKADSKERRAAQWVLNRILLSMTGLMAPVISFTAEEIWRFIAGKKEESVFLSPFPMADEKYLDPALEEKWAKLIAIRNATNKALELKRQNKFIGNSLEAKVIICLPENEFNLLNEYKEFLPALFIVSSAEAKQASGKIDSAYESEEIKGMSVIVERASGKKCGRCWNWSASVGTHTGAAELCDRCYNVVK